The following nucleotide sequence is from Pseudomonas sp. S09G 359.
GGCGCCCAAGTGCCTCGCCGAGGCCTTGGCCGAGGCGTTCTTCGGCCCAGCCCAATTGCCGCTGCGCCACCGGGTTGAGGTGCTCGAGGCGGCCTTGGCGATCGATCATGAGCAGGCCGTCATCAATGCTGTCGAGCACGGCTTGCAGGCGTTGCTGGCCGGCCAGTAGCTCATCGATATTGGTTGCCTGATGCTGGCGCAAAGCCTCGGCCATGATGCCGAAACGCCGCGTCAGCTGGTTCATCTCCGCCGCCGAAGAGATCGGCAGCGTCACCTCGAAATCGCCCTGGCCAATCTTGTCTGCCGCTTTGGCCAGCGCTTCGATCGGCCCGCCGAAACGTCGGGCGATGCCATGCGCTGTGACAAAGCCGATGATCAGCACGGCAAGCCCGACGAGTCCCAGCAGGCCGGCGATCAGCAGGGCGCGCTCACGGGACTGGTGCTCGCTGTTGCTAATGTTCTCAAGTGCCTGCTTATGCTCGCTGATCAGGCCATTGCGCAGCACATTGAAGGTGTCGGTCAGTCTTTCCTTGGTGCCCGGTGGCGGCTGCGGCAGCTGGGATTGGTCAAATGCCTCCAAAAGGTTCTGGTACTGGCCTCGGGCCTCGCTGAAGCCCGTCCCATGGCCGTCGCTCTGCTCATGGGCGATGCCTTGGTCCAACAGTTCGAAATAGCGCTGCTTCGAGGCTTCCAAGGCCGCGGGGTTCGGGCGCTCTTCCAGCATCATGATCAACTGGTCGCCCAGGCTCTGGCGCAGTTTGAGCCCCAGGTCCAGGGTGATGAAGTTGCTGCGAATCAGCGATTCCTGGGTCTTGGCCATTTGCATGACGCTCACCAGGCCCAGGATCAAACCCAGCAAGGCGACGGTGATCAGCGCTGAGATACTCAGGAACAAACGAGTGCGCAGTTTCATCGCTAGCTTCATAGGGTACAGCTCACAGGTTGTACTGTTTACGTTTGCGATACAGGGTTGATGCGTCGATCCCGAGGGTACGCGCGGCCTGGTCCAGGGTGTCGCTGGTGGCCAGTACGGCGCCGATATGGGCTTTTTCCAGTTCGTCCAGGCTCAGTGCGGCGCCGATACGCGGCGCGTTGTTGGTCGGTTGCTCGGCCATGCCGAGATGGCTGATTTCGACTTTTTCCTGGGGGCAGATAATGCTCGCGCGTTCGACCACGTTGCGCAGTTCGCGGATATTGCCCGGCCAGCGATAGTTCAGCAGCGCTTCGCGTGCGTCATCGCTGAAACCCCGTGCCGGCCGCGCGTATTCCTTGACGAAGCGCGCCAGGAAGCGGTCGGCCAGGGCCAGGATGTCTTCGCTGCGTTCGCGCAGCGGCGGCAGGTGCAAGGTGATTACGTTGAGGCGGTAGAGCAAGTCTTCACGGAAGCGGCCGTCGCGCACCATGTCTTCCAGGTTCAGGTTGGTGGCCGCCAGGATGCGTACGTCGGCGCGCCGGGTAACCGGGTCACCCACGCGCTCGTATTCCTTGTCCTGGATAAAACGCAGCAACTTGGGTTGCAACGTGAGCGGAAAGTCGCCGATTTCATCGAGAAACAGCGTGCCGCCGTCGGCCTGGTTGACGCGCCCCAGGGTGCTTTCGCTGGCGCCGGTAAAGGCCCCGCGGCTATGACCGAACAACTCGCTTTCCATCAGCTCGGCGGTCAGCGACGGGCAGTTGATGGTCACGCAGGATTTCTTCGAACGCTTGCTCCAGCCGTGAATGGCACGGGCCAACTCACCTTTACCGGTGCCGGACTCGCCCAGGATCAGGATGTTGGCGTCGGTATTGGCCACTTGGCGCGCAGTTTCCAGCACCACCATCATCGAAGGGCTGTGCGAATCGAGGCCGTCCTTGGGTTGGCGGACTTCGCCTTCCAAGGCTTCCAGGCGCGCGGAGAGCTGGCGCACTTCCAGCTGCTTGGCGGTGGCCAGGCGCAACTGGTCGGGGCTGCAAGGTTTTACCAGGTAGTCGGCGGCGCCAGCCTGGATCGCGTCCACGGCGGTGTCGACAGCCGAATGGGCGGTCACTATTACCACGCGCATCCAGGGCGCCTGAATGCGCATTTGGGCCAGTACCACCAGGCCATCGTCCTCGCCCAGCCGCAGGTCGAGGAAGCACAGGTCGAACACCTGGCGTTGCATCAGGGCATCGGCTTGGGCCGCGCTGTTGGCGGTGGCCACGGTATAGCCTTCATCTTCCAGGCAATAACGGAAGGTGCGGAGGATCGCGGATTCGTCATCCACTAAAAGAATGCGGCCTTGAAGTTCCTTGGCTGATTCCATCTGTCCTGCGCTCCTTAACTGTGAGTGATCTTTGCTTAGTCCCGGAATAATCGGGCAAGTTGCATGGTTTATTCTGATCGATAAAAGCCAACGTCGTGCAGGTATCTGTATGTCGTCCTACAAAGCCCCGTCTAATGGCGTTTTCATGCCGTCTTGCCACTTCGGCAACGCACTATCCACTTTCGATCCCTTCGCCCGACCACTGACCATCGTGCATTTCGCACGGCGTGTAAGGGGGCATCGTGCAGGATGCTAGAGGGTTCACCTAATGCATATATTTAAATCATTGATTTTATTGAGTTTTATTTTGTAAAAAAGCTGGCATGCGCTCTGCAATAGCTCTCCCAACGAATAATCAGAATGCGGGAGACAAGCAGCATGACTCGCCAAAGCCTCAACCAACTGTGTGTATCGCCACTGCGCCTGCAGCAAGGTCTGTTTGCCAGCCTGGCGCTGATGGTCACGTTGATTGGTGGTCAGCAGATGCAGCATTGGCAGCAGGGTCAGCAGCAAGTCCCGCAATTCGAACGTCCAGCCATGACGCAAACCCATTTCAGCTCGATCCAGAGCCATTCCGTCGGCAGCGTCAGTGCCGAGGTAAGCGCCCCGCAATTGCGCGTAGCCGATCAGGATTCGACTCTGGGCGAGCTGCCCACCCAAGAACGTTGGGTGTTCTAGGCAAGAAAAGCGGTCGCTTTTAATCGGCGTCCGTACGGCACTACCGCTGTTAACTCTTATAAAAGCGTAAGGAGAATCACCATGTTGAGTTGGGCAATCACATTTCTGATCATCGCCATTGTGGCTGCAGTGCTGGGCTTCGGTGGTATCGCGGGCACCGCTACGGGTATCGCCAAGATTCTGTTTGTGGTCTTCCTGGTGATGTTCATTGCGTCGTTCTTCTTTGGTCGTCGCGGCCGAGGCTGAACATGACCCCTTCCCTTAAAGCCATTGCTGCCGCCCTGCTCCTGGGCGGCAGCGGCCTGGCGATGGCCGCCAATGACGGCCAATCGCGGGCCAACGAGTTGCTCAGTGCGGACCCGCAGTACCGCGAAACCTGGCAAGGCGTGGTGAAGAAAGAAGAGCGCCTGCCGGAATGGGTGATGAACCTGTCGGGCACGGCCGAACAAATGAATGCCGTGGAAGAGGATGGCGACAAGTACTTGGTAGGGCCGCTCTGTGAAACTGCAGACACGTGCCTGAACAAGCGCCTGATCGTCGCCTTCAGCCTCGACAAGGAAGATGCCTACGCCATGTTGGTGGAAGTACCGGCCGGTTTGCCGTCGGACAAGTCCCCTACTCGGCACGCCGATTACCGTTTTATCGGTAAGCCGGATGAAGGCATGCAGAAGCTGCTGATGGAACAGCTGAAGAAAGATCCGAATTGGTACTAGGTTCTGTGCGGCGCGTGTGTCGTCTGCAGGACCAGCGTCCATAGAAAGAAGCCCCTCTCTTCTTTCTGTTTGCGCCGCCCGCCAAGGGCGGTGCATGACCAGGGGGCCGGGTTGCTCTGATCAATCGAGATCGGCGTGACCTACGGGTACAGGGAGTGCCTGCGAAAGGGCCGGGTCAGGCGAAAAGCTGCGACGCAGGTTCACAAGCCTCAAGCTTGCTGAACTTGCGGCGGGCTTATGACATTTATCCCCGCGTCTGCTACCTCTCCCTTATCCCCCCATATCTCCCTAATACCACCCATAGCCGAGAATTCTTTTTTCGCTGGTGACTAACCGTTACCTGGTGTGTCCGAGTGACCATCTATCGAGAAAGTTTCGCCCTTGCCACAGGACATTTCTGGCGTTGGCTCGTTGAATTTCCGGGTATTTCTGCCAGCGGGTCAAAGTCGTCCAGAATCTCTGCGCGAGCCTGATTTGGCCGGTTCACGGCATATTCGCCGGACAATTTGTCGCATTTGAACTGACCGTTCGGACAGTTATTATGCAAAAAAGTCATGCCGATTCGGCATAGGGTAGGCGTTTACGGCATTAGACGTCGCTCCCTTGCATGGGAATAGTTGCGCCTTTTTTCGCCTGCCAGTAAGCCATTTCGGCCACGCTGCGGTGACCTTCCATGGAGGCTGATGCACACACTTTTTCGCTCTCGAGCGTTGCAGCTGGCGCATTTGCCATACGTCCACTTGAAGTAAGGGTAATGACATGAAGAAGGCAAAGCTAAGCCTCGCCTGGCAGATCCTCATCGGTTTGGTGCTGGGGATCGCAATCGGTGCAGTGCTCAACCATTTCAGTGCTGAAAAAGCCTGGTGGATCAGCAATGTGTTGCAGCCAGCGGGCGATATCTTTATCCGCCTGATCAAGATGATCGTGATCCCGATTGTGATTTCCTCGCTGATCGTCGGCATTGCCGGTGTGGGTGATGCGAAAAAGCTCGGGCGTATCGGTGTCAAAACCATCCTTTACTTCGAAATCGTCACCACCATCGCCATCGTGGTCGGCCTGTTGCTGGCCAACCTGTTCCACCCGGGCGCCGGCATCGACATGAGTACCCTGGGTACCGTCGATATTTCCAAGTACCAGGCCACCGCCGCCGAAGTGCAGCACGAGCATGCGTTCATCGAAACCATCCTCAACCTGATCCCGTCGAACATCTTCGCGGCGGTCGCCCGTGGCGAAATGCTGCCGATCATCTTCTTCTCCGTACTGTTCGGGCTGGGCTTGTCGAGCCTCAAGCCGGAGCTGCGCGAGCCGCTGGTGACCATGTTCCAGGGCGTGTCCGAGAGCATGTTCAAAGTCACCCACATGATCATGAAGTACGCCCCTATCGGTGTATTTGCCCTGATCGCGGTGACCGTCGCCAACTTCGGCTTCGCCTCCCTGCTGCCGCTGGCCAAGCTGGTGATCCTGGTTTACGTGGCCATCCTGTTCTTCGCCTTCGCGGTGCTGGGCCTGATCGCGCGCCTGTTTGGCTTCTCGATCCTCAAGGTGATCCGCATCTTCAAGGATGAGCTGGTACTCGCCTACTCCACCGCCAGCTCCGAAACCGTGCTGCCGCGCGTGATCGAGAAGATGGAAGCCTACGGCGCGCCGAAAGCGATCTGCAGCTTTGTGGTGCCGACCGGTTACTCGTTCAACCTCGACGGCTCGACTCTCTACCAGAGCATCGCGGCGATCTTTATCGCTCAGCTGTATGGCATCGACCTGTCGGTCGGCCAGCAACTGATGCTGGTGCTGACCCTGATGGTCACCTCCAAAGGCATCGCCGGCGTGCCGGGCGTGTCCTTCGTGGTGCTGCTGGCCACCCTGGGCAGCGTTGGCATCCCGCTGGAAGGCCTGGCCTTCATCGCCGGTGTCGACCGCATCATGGACATGGCGCGTACTGCCCTGAACGTGATCGGCAACGCCCTGGCCGTACTGGTTATCTCCCGTTGGGAAGGCATGTACGACGACGCCAAGGGTGAGCGCTACTGGAATTCCCTGCCGCACTGGCGCAGCAAGCAAGCGCTGCCGGCCGGCGAAACCAGCCGCGGCTGATCAATCGTCTGTTCCTACACAAACCCCGGAAAATCCGGGGTTTGTCGTTTCTGCCAGCCCCGCTATCATTCGCCCCATCTTTCGGGGGATTTAACTGATGCTCAATGGCCTGTGGCTTGGCTTCTTTGTCGTGGCAATGGTGTCAGCACTGGTGCAATGGCTGGTCGGCGGTAACGCCGGGATTTTTGCGGCGATGGTGGAAAGTATTTTCGCCATGGCCAAATTGTCGGTGGAAGTGATGGTGCTGCTGTTCGGCACCCTGACGTTGTGGCTGGGCTTTCTGCGCATCGCCGAAAAAGCCGGTATCGTCGACTGGCTGGCCAAGGCACTCGGCCCGCTGTTTCTGCGCCTGATGCCGGAAGTGCCGCCGGGCCACCCCGCCATCGGCTTGATCACCCTCAACTTCGCTGCCAACGGCCTGGGCCTGGACAACGCCGCGACGCCTATCGGCCTGAAGGCCATGAAGGCGCTGCAGGAACTCAACCCCATCCCCAACACCGCGAGCAACGCCCAGATCCTGTTCCTGGTGCTCAACGCGTCGTCCTTGACGCTGCTGCCGGTGACCATCTTCATGTACCGCGCCCAGCAAGGCGCGCCCGACCCCACCTTGGTGTTTTTGCCGATCCTGCTGGCAACCAGTGCGTCGACTCTGGTGGGCCTGCTGTCGGTGGCGGTGATGCAGCGCCTGCGGCTGTGGGACCCGGTGGTGCTGGCCTATCTGGTGCCAGGTGCATTGGTGCTGGGCGGCTTTATGGCGCTGCTGGCCACCCTGTCGGCCACGGCACTGGCCGGGCTGTCGTCGATCCTGGGTAACCTCACGCTGTTTGGGCTGATCATGCTGTTCCTGGTGATCGGCGCGCTGCGCAAGGTCAAGGTGTACGAGGCGTTTGTCGAAGGCGCCAAGGAAGGTTTTGACGTTGCCAAGAACCTGCTGCCGTACCTGGTGGCGATGCTCTGCGCCGTGGGCGTGTTGCGCGCTTCGGGGGCGTTGGACTTCGGCCTCGAAGGGATTCGCCATGTGGTGGCCTGGACCGGCCTGGATACACGCTTTGTGGATGCGTTGCCGACCGCGATGGTCAAGCCATTCTCCGGCAGTGCTGCGCGGGCAATGCTGATCGAGACCATGCAGACCCAGGGCGTGGACAGCTTCCCGGCGTTGGTGGCCGCGACGATTCAGGGCAGTACGGAAACCACCTTTTATGTATTGGCGGTGTACTTTGGCTCGGTGGGTATCCAGCGCGCGCGGCATGCGGTTGGGTGTGCATTGCTGGCGGAATTGGCTGGTGTGGTGGCGGCGATTGCGGTGTGCTACTGGTTCTTTGGTTAAGGCTGACACCGCTTTCGCGAGCAAACCCGCTCCCACATTTTGACCGCATTTCGTCAGGATAAACTCGGTCAAAATGTGGGAGCGGGCTTGCTCGCGAAGAGGCCCTCAGCGTTTCGCAGTGATATTGCCCTGCTGCACCACCCAATCCACCACCTGCCTATTCAACTGATCCCCCGCCTGCCCAAACCCGGCAACCACCGCCGGCACCTTGGTGTCGCGTACCGGCTGCCTCACCTCAAACCGCCGGCTGGCCACAATCCGCTGATCACTCCCACGCACTAACCGCGCGTCGAGGCGAAGCACCACCTCCACTGCACTGCCGTGATATTCACTCTGGAACGCCTGCAACTGCCCACCCAGCTCATAGTCGGCCTGCAGGTTGGTGTCATCGGTACTCAGCAGCGTCACCCGGCCATCACGTTGGAAGCCATCCATGAAACGGTTGCGCAGCAGCACAGGGGTTGGATCGCTCCAGCGGGAGTTGGCATAGCTGCTGATCAGGTCGCCATTGGGCACCACGGCAATGCGCGGGCTGTCGAGAAACTCGCTGGTCTGTGGTTTGTTCACGCGCAGCGACCAGGCCACGGCGGTGCCCTGGCCGGCAGGTTGGGCGGATGCCAGGCGATACACGTCCGAAGGGTCGGCCTTGGGCAGGATCGAGCACGCACTGATCAGGGCCAGGGCCACCGGGGCGATCATTTGGTAAGCACGCTTCATGGCGTGAACTCCTTGTTCTTGTCGCTGCCCAGCAGGTAACCGCTGGGGTTGGCTTCCAGGCGGCGGGAGATGGCGCGCAGCGAACCCAGGGTTTCGCGCAGTTCACGCACCGCCGGCGCCAGTTCGTTGAGGCCCTGCATGCCGCTGTTCACCGAGTCCTTGTTGTTTGTCAGCAAGGTGTTGATGGTCGCGGTGCTTTGTTCGAGGGATTTCATCGCCTGTTCCGCACTGCCGAAGGCCTGCTTGCCTTGGTCGTTGAGCAGGCCGTTAGCGTTGCGCATCAGTGTGGTGGTTTGCTCCAGGGCGGCGCTCGCCTGTTTGCTCACCTGCATCAGTTGTTGCATCACCACCTTGATATCGCCGCGCTGGTCAGCGATGGCGCCGGTGGTTTGTTGCAGGTTGTCCAGGGTCTTGCTCAGGCGGTCGACGTTCTCCGAAGAAAACATGTGGTTGGCGTTATGCAGCAGCAGGTTAATCCCGGTCATCAGGTCGTTGCTGTTGTTCAGCAGCCGCGCAATGGGCGATGGCGAGGCGATGATCTGCGGCAGGTTGCCGTCCTTGCCCTTCAGTTCCGGGCTTTGCGGGGTGCCGCCACTGAGCTGGATGATCGACGTGCCGGTGATGCCGGTCAGCGCCAGCTTGGCCTGGGTGTCTTCCTTGATCGGTGTCTGCCCGGCCAGGCGGATGCGCGCCAGTACGCGGCGTGGGTCCTTGGGGTCCAGGCTCAGGCTGATGACATCGCCCACCTTGATCCCGCTGTACTGCACCGAGCTGCCTTGGGACAGGCCGCTGACCGCCTCGTTGAAGATCACTTCGTAATCCTGGAAGGCGCTGTCGACGCTGGATTTGGCCAGCCACAGGCCAAACAGCATGGCGCCGACCACCACGATTACGCTGAACAGACCGATCATCACATGATGGGCTCGGGTTTCCATGTCATACCTCGTTGAGCGGTTGAGCGGCATCCAATGCCGCGCGGCCCCGGGGGCCGTGGAAATATTCGTGGATCCAGGCGTCGTCGGTTTCCGAGACGACATCGATGGCATCGGCCACCAGTACTTTTTTCTGCGCCAGCACTGCCACACGGTCGGTGATGGTGTACAGCGTGTCGAGGTCGTGGGTGACCAGGAACACGCTCAGGCCCAGCGCGTCGCGCAGGGTCAGGATCAGTTGATCGAATTGCGCCGCGCCAATCGGGTCGAGGCCGGCGGTGGGTTCGTCGAGAAACAGGATGTCCGGGTCCAAGGCCAACGCACGGGCCAGGGCGGCGCGCTTGATCATGCCGCCGGACAGCGACGCCGGGTATTTGTCGGCGGCCGACAGCGGCAGCCCGGCCAGGGCCAGTTTGACTGCCGCCAGGTGCTCGGCATCGCGGCGGCTGAGGCCGGCGTGTTCGATCAGCGGCAGTGCGACGTTCTCGGTTACGGTCAGCGAGGAAAACAGCGCGCCCTTCTGGAACAGCACGCCGAAGCGCCGTTCCACCAGCGAGCGTTCATGTTCCGACAGGTTCGGCAGGTTCTTGCCGAACACCCGCACTTCGCCTTCGCTGGGCCGGCGCAGGCCGACGATGCTGCGCAACAGCACCGACTTGCCGCTGCCGGAGCCGCCGACCACGGCGAGGATCTCGCCCTTGTACAAGTCCAGGTCGAGGTTCTCGTGCACGCTCTGTTTACCAAAGCGATTGCACAGGCCCCGCACCTCAATCACCGCCTCGGCGGGCGCACGG
It contains:
- a CDS encoding ABC-type transport auxiliary lipoprotein family protein; amino-acid sequence: MKRAYQMIAPVALALISACSILPKADPSDVYRLASAQPAGQGTAVAWSLRVNKPQTSEFLDSPRIAVVPNGDLISSYANSRWSDPTPVLLRNRFMDGFQRDGRVTLLSTDDTNLQADYELGGQLQAFQSEYHGSAVEVVLRLDARLVRGSDQRIVASRRFEVRQPVRDTKVPAVVAGFGQAGDQLNRQVVDWVVQQGNITAKR
- a CDS encoding MlaD family protein gives rise to the protein METRAHHVMIGLFSVIVVVGAMLFGLWLAKSSVDSAFQDYEVIFNEAVSGLSQGSSVQYSGIKVGDVISLSLDPKDPRRVLARIRLAGQTPIKEDTQAKLALTGITGTSIIQLSGGTPQSPELKGKDGNLPQIIASPSPIARLLNNSNDLMTGINLLLHNANHMFSSENVDRLSKTLDNLQQTTGAIADQRGDIKVVMQQLMQVSKQASAALEQTTTLMRNANGLLNDQGKQAFGSAEQAMKSLEQSTATINTLLTNNKDSVNSGMQGLNELAPAVRELRETLGSLRAISRRLEANPSGYLLGSDKNKEFTP
- the gltP gene encoding glutamate/aspartate:proton symporter GltP — protein: MKKAKLSLAWQILIGLVLGIAIGAVLNHFSAEKAWWISNVLQPAGDIFIRLIKMIVIPIVISSLIVGIAGVGDAKKLGRIGVKTILYFEIVTTIAIVVGLLLANLFHPGAGIDMSTLGTVDISKYQATAAEVQHEHAFIETILNLIPSNIFAAVARGEMLPIIFFSVLFGLGLSSLKPELREPLVTMFQGVSESMFKVTHMIMKYAPIGVFALIAVTVANFGFASLLPLAKLVILVYVAILFFAFAVLGLIARLFGFSILKVIRIFKDELVLAYSTASSETVLPRVIEKMEAYGAPKAICSFVVPTGYSFNLDGSTLYQSIAAIFIAQLYGIDLSVGQQLMLVLTLMVTSKGIAGVPGVSFVVLLATLGSVGIPLEGLAFIAGVDRIMDMARTALNVIGNALAVLVISRWEGMYDDAKGERYWNSLPHWRSKQALPAGETSRG
- the algB gene encoding sigma-54-dependent response regulator transcription factor AlgB translates to MESAKELQGRILLVDDESAILRTFRYCLEDEGYTVATANSAAQADALMQRQVFDLCFLDLRLGEDDGLVVLAQMRIQAPWMRVVIVTAHSAVDTAVDAIQAGAADYLVKPCSPDQLRLATAKQLEVRQLSARLEALEGEVRQPKDGLDSHSPSMMVVLETARQVANTDANILILGESGTGKGELARAIHGWSKRSKKSCVTINCPSLTAELMESELFGHSRGAFTGASESTLGRVNQADGGTLFLDEIGDFPLTLQPKLLRFIQDKEYERVGDPVTRRADVRILAATNLNLEDMVRDGRFREDLLYRLNVITLHLPPLRERSEDILALADRFLARFVKEYARPARGFSDDAREALLNYRWPGNIRELRNVVERASIICPQEKVEISHLGMAEQPTNNAPRIGAALSLDELEKAHIGAVLATSDTLDQAARTLGIDASTLYRKRKQYNL
- a CDS encoding ATP-binding protein, whose translation is MKLAMKLRTRLFLSISALITVALLGLILGLVSVMQMAKTQESLIRSNFITLDLGLKLRQSLGDQLIMMLEERPNPAALEASKQRYFELLDQGIAHEQSDGHGTGFSEARGQYQNLLEAFDQSQLPQPPPGTKERLTDTFNVLRNGLISEHKQALENISNSEHQSRERALLIAGLLGLVGLAVLIIGFVTAHGIARRFGGPIEALAKAADKIGQGDFEVTLPISSAAEMNQLTRRFGIMAEALRQHQATNIDELLAGQQRLQAVLDSIDDGLLMIDRQGRLEHLNPVAQRQLGWAEERLGQGLGEALGRPELDEQLQLVLRGGNLERAPDDLEVEVEGELRLLTYSLTPVSHTQGHILGAVMVLHDVTEQRAFERVRSEFVLRASHELRTPVTGMHMAFGLFRERAKFPADSREADLLDTVNEEMQRLMQLINDLLNFSRYQNGLQKLTLGPCDVTDLLEHARARFVEPANAQHIELLVEAQSDLPRLYADQAQLERVLDNLLGNALRHTAEGGQIRLQARRHGERVIISVEDNGEGIAYGQQGRIFEPFVQVGRKKGGAGLGLALCKEIVQLHGGRMGVYSRPGQGTQFYMALPL
- a CDS encoding ABC transporter ATP-binding protein, whose product is MSRLHRAPAEAVIEVRGLCNRFGKQSVHENLDLDLYKGEILAVVGGSGSGKSVLLRSIVGLRRPSEGEVRVFGKNLPNLSEHERSLVERRFGVLFQKGALFSSLTVTENVALPLIEHAGLSRRDAEHLAAVKLALAGLPLSAADKYPASLSGGMIKRAALARALALDPDILFLDEPTAGLDPIGAAQFDQLILTLRDALGLSVFLVTHDLDTLYTITDRVAVLAQKKVLVADAIDVVSETDDAWIHEYFHGPRGRAALDAAQPLNEV
- a CDS encoding nucleoside recognition domain-containing protein; translated protein: MLNGLWLGFFVVAMVSALVQWLVGGNAGIFAAMVESIFAMAKLSVEVMVLLFGTLTLWLGFLRIAEKAGIVDWLAKALGPLFLRLMPEVPPGHPAIGLITLNFAANGLGLDNAATPIGLKAMKALQELNPIPNTASNAQILFLVLNASSLTLLPVTIFMYRAQQGAPDPTLVFLPILLATSASTLVGLLSVAVMQRLRLWDPVVLAYLVPGALVLGGFMALLATLSATALAGLSSILGNLTLFGLIMLFLVIGALRKVKVYEAFVEGAKEGFDVAKNLLPYLVAMLCAVGVLRASGALDFGLEGIRHVVAWTGLDTRFVDALPTAMVKPFSGSAARAMLIETMQTQGVDSFPALVAATIQGSTETTFYVLAVYFGSVGIQRARHAVGCALLAELAGVVAAIAVCYWFFG
- a CDS encoding inhibitor of vertebrate lysozyme family protein; the encoded protein is MTPSLKAIAAALLLGGSGLAMAANDGQSRANELLSADPQYRETWQGVVKKEERLPEWVMNLSGTAEQMNAVEEDGDKYLVGPLCETADTCLNKRLIVAFSLDKEDAYAMLVEVPAGLPSDKSPTRHADYRFIGKPDEGMQKLLMEQLKKDPNWY
- a CDS encoding DUF1328 domain-containing protein — its product is MLSWAITFLIIAIVAAVLGFGGIAGTATGIAKILFVVFLVMFIASFFFGRRGRG